GTATATGCAGTCAGTGATTTGGGGAGCGTTGATGATTTTTTATTTTATGCTTTTTCAACCTTCTTTTAAAAACATCTCCTCATGGTATTTAACACCTACACTTTGGGAATATCATGGTCTTCAATTATTTGGAATGATTGCTATGGAGACCGCTTTCGTGAGCATTCAAGTATTGCCAATGTTGTTTTTTATGGCCTGCGCCATTTATTATGGTGCCATCGGAATTCGAGCAAAAAATATCTTGAAAACTAATAAATCTGAAAACTAATTTTTTAGTGTACATTTTAAAGATAATTATACAAACAGGACTCATGTATAGGTGAGTCCTGTTTGTATAATTGTGGTTTTTAATAAAGAGTGAGACACGAAGCCAAACATTCGCAACAGCATCCAATTCATTTCAATCCACTCACTCAATAAAGAGTGAGACAAATCGAGCTTTGATCAATATAATGCTGCATATATTTCAATCCACTCACTCAATAAAGAGTGAGACCGTAGCAAACTCACTTTTTAGCTCGTCAAACTCTATTTCAATCCACTCACTCAATAAAGAGTGAGACATGCTCTAGCTTTAAGAGTAATTAATACTAATTATATTTCAATCCACTCACTCAATAAAGAGTGAGACCCAAGAATTGATGGATTTGGCTATATGGCAACAGATTTCAATCCACTCACTCAATAAAGAGTGAGACGGCATGGCTGATGCTGATAGCATTTACACATTCTTATTTCAATCCACTCACTCAATAAAGAGTGAGACAGTGGTTCAGCTGGTTCGCTACCTTCGTTATATAATTTCAATCCACTCACTCAATAAAGAGTGAGACTAAAGTTCCAGAAGAAACAGCTCAAAAGTGGCTGATTTCAATCCACTCACTCAATAAAGAGTGAGACAGTATGTTTCAATGGTTCGACTACCAGGTAGAAGTATTTCAATCCACTCACTCAATAAAGAGTGAGACCCCTCTAGAAGTTAGAGACATTGTTTTTTTGCCAATTTCAATCCACTCACTCAATAAAGAGTGAGACAAGTAGTAACAATCAGCTATCATCAATGTCGAACACATTTCAATCCACTCACTCAATAAAGAGTGAGACTATCGATAGTATAATAGGTGTATAGAAAGGAGGTTATTTCAATCCACTCACTCAATAAAGAGTGAGACCTGCTTCGTGGAAACGACTGCGAAAGCTATGCTTGATTTCAATCCACTCACTCAATAAAGAGTGAGACGAGAGTTAGATCAAATATCGCACCGCAAGAAGCAATTTCAATCCACTCACTCAATAAAGAGTGAGACAAGAAGCACTATTTCATGCTCGGTATAAATACCATATTTCAATCCACTCACTCAATAAAGAGTGAGACGTTCGCTAGATAGAATATACGGGAAAACAATCGAAATTTCAATCCACTCACTCAATAAAGAGTGAGACAGGAATGACCATTCTACTACGTACCAGAACAGTAATTTCAATCCACTCACTCAATAAAGAGTGAGACCGTGAAAAAGTAACAAACTATTTACATATTTGCTATTTTCCACATTAATATTTCCAAAAAATGAGAAAAAGATTAGAAAAACAGCATTAAAAAATCCATTTCCATCTAAAATTTGGTGCGGATTCCTCAGTAAATTCATGTGCACTTAGGATTCGCACCAAAACTTTATATCTTCTTCAACTTATTTTCTATTATAATTAAAGTATAGTTATTCTTTCATCAGAAGTCACGAAGTATTTTTAAACTATTCAACAACAAATCCGTTTCCCCAAGGTCCTGACGATTTTTTAACATTCTTTACCTAAATTCTCTATGATTTCTTCATTTACATATACGGAAACTTCCCCGCCATTTACTGGAAATGTTCCTGCCCCTGTATCATCTAGAGTCACTTTTGTCGGATTATTTCCTAAAATATCAATAAATGTTTTCCCTGCATGCACAGCACTGATTGTCATCTGCTTTTGTCCTGATTGACCATTTGTCATAACTACTGCATACCCAGACTTTTCCCGATCAAATGTCCCTGTCCTTATCCAGCCAACCACATTCGGATCATCAAAATAATCCATTTCATTCCCATAAGCTAGTTGCTCACGAATTTTCAATAATAATTCTAAATCTTTTCCCACAGCATCTACATTTTGAGACGGAATACCGAACAGATCTCCCCAAAAAACAACTGGAGTCCCTGCTTTTCTAAGTAAAATCAACGCATATGCATGAACCTTGAACCATCCGTCCACCCACGATTCCAAACTTTGCCCTTTTTGAGTATCATGATTATCTACGAAAGTCACTGCCCATTCTGGACGTTGTTTTGCCAAAGTACCCTCAAAAATAGTCCGCATATCATAGTATCCATCTGAGTGAGCTGCCTCATAAAAATGGTAATGCAAAGGAACATCAAATAAAGAAATTAGCGTCCCTGAACTATCAATATAGTTTGTCAGTTTTTCCAACTCGCCATTCCAATACTCGCCAACTACAAATAAATCTTTTCCTTTTTCTTTTCTTCTATTCAATAACCAGTCCACAAAATAATTAAATTGAATATGTTTTACTGCATCTAAACGATACCCATCAACGTCTGTCAAAGTTTGATACCACTGCCCCCATTGATTCAATTGATCCACGGTTTCAGGATATTCCATATCCAAATTGCATCCCATCAAATAATCGTAATTCCCATTTTCCTTATCTACTTCCTGATCCCAGCCTTTTCCATCAAAATTAAAAATACCATGATCTTTTCGCCGATCATCATAATCAACACCAGAAAAATTTTTCCATGACCAAACATAATCATTGTATTTCTTATTTCGACCTGGAAAAGTAAATTTAGTCCATGCAGAAATTACTTCCTTATCACTTATTGCTTGAGTCCGATCATCTGTACGATACTTTATAGCAGAAACCTCTTCTTCTTCATCCGCTCCGATAAAATGATCAAAAACAATATCTCCATAGACTTCAATCCCAGCTTTTTTCAACGCTTTAATACAAGTTAAATACTCTTCTATAGTGCCATATTTCGTCGAAATTGTTCCCTTTTGATCGAATTCTCCTAAATCGTACAAATCATAAGGGGCATATCCTACATCTTCCAGACCATTGGCACCTTTATAAGCTGGCGGAAGCCATATCCCATTAATTCCTATAGTATGTAATTTTTCTGCCAATTCTGTCAAACGTTGCCAATGTTTCCCATCAGCTGGTAAATACCATTCAAACCCTTGCAATATTGTACGATTGTTCATATCAATCCCTCCAATTTTACCTAACCTTATTAAGCCAAAGGATAAAGACCTTTGTCAAATAATAGAATTCTAAGCAAAAATGACTGTTTATAAATGAATATGATCGATTTTGAACGATTATTATTGCATCAAAATCCTGAGTATGCTATTATAATCAATGAAAAGAGGTGTGAAAATGCTTACAGAAGAACGGCATCAAGCAATTTTGCGTTTATTGGATCAACAAGCAGTTGTGAAATCTCAAGAATTAGCAACATTATTAAACGCTTCTGAATCTACTATTCGTAGGGATTTACAAGAGTTAGAGGACGCTGAATTATTAGAACGTGTTCATGGTGGAGCCAAACGAATCTTAAATTTAGGTTTTGAACAAGATATGACAGAAAAATCAATCAAAAACACGCAAGAAAAAAAAGCGATTGCTTTATTCGCTGCAAAATTGATTCACGATGGTGATGTGATTTATCTGGATGCAGGATCAACTACTTTAGAAATGTTGCCATTTTTAGTAGAAAAGAGAATTACTGTGGTTACAAATTCTGTTCACCATGCAGCCAAATTGGGGGATTTAAATATCAACACAATTATTCTTGGCGGCTCACTTAAATTATCCACTAAAGCAATTATCGGCTCAACTGGAATGGATCAACTTCGCCACTTCCGTTTCAATAAAGTTTTTATGGGTATGAATGGTGCTCATCTTGAATTCGGTTTAACAACACCTGATCCTGAAGAAGCAGCATTAAAACGATTAGCGATTGCCCAAGCAGAAGAAGCCTATGTGCTAATTGATCAAACCAAATTAAATAAAGTTACGTTTACAAAAGTAACAGATCTTGAAAATGTCACACTTTTAACGAATCAATGTTCACCAGAATTACTTGAACAATTTCAGAAAAAAACAACCATTAAGGAGGCATTACAATGATTTATACAGTGACGTTAAACCCTTCTATTGATTATATCGTCCACGTAGAAGGTCTAAAATTGGGTGACTTAAACCGAATGACCAGCGACTTTAAATTACCTGGCGGAAAAGGCATCAATGTTTCACGCGTTTTAAAAAGAATTCATGCAGACTCAACAGCTTTAGGCTTTTTAGGCGGATTTACTGGTACGTTCATTTCTGACTGGCTAAAACAAGAACAAATACAAACAAAATTTACCACGGTTCGTGAAGATACACGCATCAACATCAAATTGAAAGCCGAAACAGAAACAGAAATAAACGGCTTAGGTCCTGCTATCTCAGACGAAGAAATGCAAGAATTGAAACAAGCATTAAGCGCTCTTGATACAGGTGATATTGTCATTTTATCTGGAAGTACACCTGCCTCCCTTCGTGAAGGATTTTATGAGGAGTTAATTCAGCTCATTAAAGATAAAAATGCCGAATTTGTGATCGATACGACAGGTAAAGATTTGTTCAACGCTTTGCCTCAAAGACCGTTACTGATCAAACCAAATAATCATGAATTAGCCGAACTCTTCAATACAGATTTTCAAACATTGGAAGATATTTTTCCTTTTGGTAAACGCTTATTAGCAGAAGGTGCTCAGCATGTGATTATCTCTATGGCTGGCGACGGTGCTTTACTATTCACTCAAGATGGTGTTTACCAATCAAATGTACTGAAGAGAACATTAAAAAATTCTGTTGGTGCTGGAGATTCCATGATTGCTGGATTTGTGGGTACATTTACTAAAAATAATGATCCCATAGAAGCCTTCAAATGGGGCGTTGCTTGCGGAAGCGCTACTGCTTTTTCAGATGATTTAGCATCCGCCGAGTTAATCAATGAATTGCTTTCAGAAGTCAAAATTGAAAAAATCGTGTAGCTTTTCGGGCTTATAGCTCAGAAAAAAAATAAAATCTGCCTGTGGCAAAAAGCACCACATTCATCTTTTCCTATTTTTCTCTCAGAGCAGAACGAGCGAATTACACTTTTAAATTTAGGAGGAATAATAATGAACATCAAAGACTTACTTGTCAAAGACGTGATGATCATGGATTTACAAGCAACTGATAAAAAAGGTGCTATTGATGAAATGGTACAAAAAATGTATGATGGCGGAAAAATTTCTGATATCAATACTTACAAAGAAGGTATTTTAGCGCGAGAAGCTCAGACCTCAACTGGTCTTGGTGATGGTATCGCCATGCCTCACGCGAAAAATAGTGCAGTGAAAGAAGCAACTGTTTTATTTGCCAAAAGTAACAAAGGTGTTGACTATGAAGCATTGGATGGACAACCGACCTATTTATTCTTTATGATTGCAGCTCCTGAAGGCGCTAACGATACGCACTTACAAGCCTTAGCAGCCTTATCAAGGCTTTTGATTGATCCTGACTTTGTAGCCAACCTAAAAGAAACAGCAACTCCCGAAGAGGTTCAGAATCTTTTTGAAACCGCTGAAAAAGTAAAAGAAACTCAGGAAAAACAAGAACAATTAGAACAAAAACCAACTAATACAGATCGAAAATTTATCGTCGCTGTCACTGCATGTCCAACTGGAATTGCGCATACTTACATGGCTGAAGATGCCTTAAAGAAAAAAGCCAAAGAGATGGACATTGAAATCAAAGTAGAAACAAATG
The DNA window shown above is from Enterococcus sp. 4G2_DIV0659 and carries:
- a CDS encoding alpha-amylase; the protein is MNNRTILQGFEWYLPADGKHWQRLTELAEKLHTIGINGIWLPPAYKGANGLEDVGYAPYDLYDLGEFDQKGTISTKYGTIEEYLTCIKALKKAGIEVYGDIVFDHFIGADEEEEVSAIKYRTDDRTQAISDKEVISAWTKFTFPGRNKKYNDYVWSWKNFSGVDYDDRRKDHGIFNFDGKGWDQEVDKENGNYDYLMGCNLDMEYPETVDQLNQWGQWYQTLTDVDGYRLDAVKHIQFNYFVDWLLNRRKEKGKDLFVVGEYWNGELEKLTNYIDSSGTLISLFDVPLHYHFYEAAHSDGYYDMRTIFEGTLAKQRPEWAVTFVDNHDTQKGQSLESWVDGWFKVHAYALILLRKAGTPVVFWGDLFGIPSQNVDAVGKDLELLLKIREQLAYGNEMDYFDDPNVVGWIRTGTFDREKSGYAVVMTNGQSGQKQMTISAVHAGKTFIDILGNNPTKVTLDDTGAGTFPVNGGEVSVYVNEEIIENLGKEC
- a CDS encoding DeoR/GlpR family DNA-binding transcription regulator, whose amino-acid sequence is MLTEERHQAILRLLDQQAVVKSQELATLLNASESTIRRDLQELEDAELLERVHGGAKRILNLGFEQDMTEKSIKNTQEKKAIALFAAKLIHDGDVIYLDAGSTTLEMLPFLVEKRITVVTNSVHHAAKLGDLNINTIILGGSLKLSTKAIIGSTGMDQLRHFRFNKVFMGMNGAHLEFGLTTPDPEEAALKRLAIAQAEEAYVLIDQTKLNKVTFTKVTDLENVTLLTNQCSPELLEQFQKKTTIKEALQ
- the pfkB gene encoding 1-phosphofructokinase, which gives rise to MIYTVTLNPSIDYIVHVEGLKLGDLNRMTSDFKLPGGKGINVSRVLKRIHADSTALGFLGGFTGTFISDWLKQEQIQTKFTTVREDTRINIKLKAETETEINGLGPAISDEEMQELKQALSALDTGDIVILSGSTPASLREGFYEELIQLIKDKNAEFVIDTTGKDLFNALPQRPLLIKPNNHELAELFNTDFQTLEDIFPFGKRLLAEGAQHVIISMAGDGALLFTQDGVYQSNVLKRTLKNSVGAGDSMIAGFVGTFTKNNDPIEAFKWGVACGSATAFSDDLASAELINELLSEVKIEKIV